One window of the Micromonas commoda chromosome 9, complete sequence genome contains the following:
- a CDS encoding predicted protein — protein MFAVMGRTAPASAMSAGRVAVGARRTTVARVPPAAGVRPSARSVGNKARLFGDDDRAQSLVARAAEDEPAATSAPAAGEPEFAFEPKSKSKRPRRDGSKTKRATLKVEGLAIEAAKGTAPVTMQSASEEAFILFLLAYVAVIFLAGLVLAISAFGVLPESVDGWVTETLYPAYSPIVVGFLLFSSVYGLIKTRSDPDSASGR, from the coding sequence ATGTTCGCCGTGATGGGAaggaccgcgcccgcgtccgcgatgtccgcggggcgcgtcgccgtcggggcgagaaggacgacggtcgcgagggtgccgcccgcggcgggtgtccgaccctcggcgaggtcggtgGGCAACAAGGCGCGCCTCTtcggggacgacgatcgcgcgcaatcgctcgtcgcgagggccgccgaggacgagcccgcggcgacgtccgcgcccgccgccggtgagccCGAGTTTGCGTTCGAGCCCAAGAGCAAGAGCaaacgcccgcgtcgcgacggttcCAAGACGAAACGCGCGACGCTCAAGGTGGAGGGCCTGGCCATCGAAGCCGCCAAGggcaccgcgcccgtcaccaTGCAgtccgcgtccgaggaggCGTTCATCCTCTTCCTCCTGGCCTACGTCGCCGTCATCTTCCTCGCGGGTCTAGTGCTGGCCATCTCCGCGTTTGGCGTCCTCCCGGAGAGCGTGGACGGCTGGGTCACCGAAACGCTCTACCCGGCGTACTCCCcaatcgtcgtcggcttcctcctcttcTCCTCCGTCTACGGCCTCATCAAGACCAGGAGCGACCCGGACTCGGCGTCCGGCAGGTGA
- a CDS encoding predicted protein, translated as MAVLFLWILAFLVLGAVMGINLYALICLSDLQADLINPHDCAGRINKLVMPEIIAHAAAAGLMMLCGSWSMVLVNGPLIAWHVRQVGRNQHLADVTEIFNQLDKEKSVRVGKAMVYALVFLTAAYRGTERGVNMFLDPDEKAKMAEFFKDAVASSVHHF; from the coding sequence ATGGCGGTGCTCTTTTTGTGGATACTCGCCTTCCTCGTGTTGGGCGCGGTGATGGGAATCAATCTCTACGCCCTCATCTGCCTGTCGGACCTGCAGGCCGACCTGATAAACCCCCACGACTGCGCGGGTCGAATCAATAAATTGGTGATGCCCGAGATCAtcgctcacgccgccgcggccgggttGATGATGCTGTGCGGCTCGTGGAGCATGGTCCTCGTGAACGGGCCGCTCATCGCTTGGCACGTGAGGCAGGTGGGCAGGAACCagcacctcgcggacgtGACGGAGATATTCAACCAGCTGGACAAGGAGAAGAGCGTTCGCGTGGGCAAGGCGATGGTCTACGCGCTGGTGTtcctcaccgcggcgtaCAGGGGCACGGAGCGGGGGGTGAACATGTTCCTCGATCCCGACGAGAAGGCGAAGATGGCCGAGTTCTTCAAGGATGCGGTGGCGTCCTCGGTGCACCACTTCTGA